A genome region from Palleronia sp. LCG004 includes the following:
- a CDS encoding cation:proton antiporter has product MDIVVIVAIIASLFLVIGLAEPLAARLRLPYSVILAAIGILIASGAVYFLRTDLTDTLNPVAIAILNFPIRSNVFLYVFLPTLLFQATLGMNVRRMVDDWVPIFVLAIVAVVVATFAVGYALFWASALPLFACLLLGAIISTTDPSAVVGIFRNLSAPRRLSRIIEGESLLNDAAAIALFGLFLAFVRVGEADPSVADAFGQFPVLLFGGALVGWITARVAVWLMGMISQELAQISVSVALPYLSFLIAEQLVGASGVIAVVTAGITLNLSGPGRLPPQSWASLQEVWDLLAHWAGALIFVLAALLIPRLLEDIRSSDWILLLTVTGAAILARGVIVFGLMPALAFIRVSPRIARPYRAAILWGGLRGAVTLALALAVTESAQVSGEIKRIVAILATGFVLFTLIVQGTTLRWVIRRLGLDRLGPLDVALSKQVVAVALQSVREDVASATENYGLSRDIVRAEAKAFATRLDRAMEAAEDSEEILDRDRITLGLIALAGAERDMILQRFRERSISNRLAEQALANADRLIETTRTGGRSGYRQAARANLAFGTGFRFAVWLHHRAHFSGPLARLTADRFEVLLGQRLVLNDLHSFIDTRIRRIHGHRVADLLHELLDRRTEEVEQELEGLRLQYPGYAEELERRLIRRTALRVEEREYDALREDGLIGQELHTSLVQKIQSRRALLEVRPGLDLAVQKADLVRQFPLFSDLDETARAQLGRALLTRYVTAGDVIVGKDETVNNVFFIASGAVETETAGQKHRLGRGEMFGQLSMLSTRARRTQVRAISHGVLLRLDERRFMRLLQRSPALQEAVRESAVKRGIEPERLRAV; this is encoded by the coding sequence ATGGATATCGTCGTCATCGTCGCGATCATCGCATCGCTCTTTCTCGTCATCGGTCTGGCCGAGCCGCTGGCCGCGCGGCTGAGACTTCCCTACAGCGTGATCCTGGCCGCGATCGGCATTCTCATCGCCTCGGGCGCGGTCTATTTCCTGCGCACCGATCTTACCGACACGCTGAACCCCGTGGCGATCGCGATCCTGAACTTTCCGATCCGGTCGAACGTGTTCCTCTACGTCTTCCTGCCCACGCTGCTGTTCCAGGCGACGCTTGGCATGAACGTGCGGCGGATGGTCGACGATTGGGTGCCGATCTTCGTGCTGGCCATCGTCGCGGTGGTCGTGGCGACGTTCGCGGTGGGCTACGCGCTCTTCTGGGCGAGCGCCCTGCCGCTCTTCGCCTGCCTGCTGCTCGGGGCCATCATCTCGACCACGGATCCGTCGGCGGTGGTGGGGATCTTCCGCAACCTCTCCGCGCCGCGCCGGCTCAGCCGGATCATCGAGGGCGAGAGCCTGCTGAACGACGCCGCCGCCATCGCGCTCTTCGGCCTTTTTTTGGCCTTCGTGCGCGTGGGCGAGGCCGATCCGTCGGTCGCCGACGCCTTCGGGCAATTCCCGGTCCTGCTTTTCGGCGGCGCGCTGGTGGGCTGGATCACGGCGCGGGTGGCGGTCTGGCTCATGGGGATGATCAGCCAGGAACTCGCGCAGATCTCGGTCTCGGTCGCGCTGCCTTATCTGAGCTTTCTCATCGCCGAACAGCTCGTCGGGGCATCGGGCGTGATCGCGGTCGTGACGGCGGGGATCACGCTCAACCTGTCGGGGCCGGGCCGGCTGCCACCGCAATCCTGGGCGAGCCTGCAGGAGGTCTGGGACCTGCTGGCGCATTGGGCGGGGGCGCTCATCTTCGTATTGGCGGCCCTGCTGATCCCGCGACTGCTGGAGGATATCCGCTCGAGCGACTGGATCCTGCTGCTGACGGTGACGGGAGCGGCGATCCTCGCGCGCGGGGTGATCGTCTTCGGGCTGATGCCGGCCCTCGCCTTCATCCGCGTCTCGCCGCGCATCGCACGACCCTATCGCGCGGCAATCCTCTGGGGGGGACTGCGCGGGGCGGTGACGCTCGCCCTTGCCCTTGCCGTCACCGAAAGCGCGCAGGTCTCGGGCGAGATCAAGCGCATCGTCGCGATCCTCGCCACGGGTTTCGTGCTCTTCACGCTGATCGTGCAGGGCACCACGCTCAGATGGGTGATCCGGCGGCTCGGGCTCGACCGGCTCGGACCGCTCGACGTGGCGCTGTCGAAACAGGTCGTGGCCGTCGCTCTGCAAAGCGTGCGCGAAGATGTTGCCAGCGCGACCGAGAATTACGGCCTCTCGCGCGACATCGTGCGGGCCGAGGCCAAGGCCTTCGCCACCCGGCTCGACCGCGCGATGGAGGCTGCCGAGGACAGCGAGGAGATCCTCGACCGCGACCGCATCACGCTGGGTCTCATCGCGCTCGCGGGGGCCGAGCGCGACATGATCCTCCAGCGGTTCCGCGAACGGTCGATCTCGAACAGGCTGGCCGAACAGGCACTCGCCAATGCCGACAGGCTGATCGAGACGACGCGCACGGGCGGGCGCAGCGGCTACCGGCAGGCCGCGCGGGCGAACCTCGCCTTCGGAACGGGCTTTCGCTTCGCGGTCTGGCTTCATCACAGGGCCCATTTCTCGGGGCCGCTGGCGCGGCTGACGGCCGACCGGTTCGAGGTCCTGCTGGGCCAGCGGCTGGTCCTGAACGACTTGCACAGCTTCATCGACACGCGCATCCGCCGCATCCACGGCCATCGGGTGGCCGACCTACTGCACGAATTGCTCGACCGCCGCACCGAGGAGGTCGAGCAGGAGCTCGAAGGGCTGCGCCTGCAATATCCGGGCTATGCCGAAGAGCTCGAACGCCGCCTGATCCGGCGCACCGCCCTCAGGGTGGAGGAGCGCGAATACGATGCCCTGCGCGAGGACGGGCTCATCGGGCAGGAACTCCACACCTCGCTCGTCCAGAAGATCCAGTCGCGGCGCGCCCTGCTCGAGGTGCGTCCCGGCCTCGACCTAGCTGTGCAGAAGGCCGATCTGGTACGGCAATTCCCGCTCTTCTCCGATCTTGACGAAACCGCCCGTGCCCAGCTCGGCCGGGCGCTCTTGACCCGCTACGTCACGGCGGGGGACGTGATCGTCGGAAAAGACGAGACCGTGAACAACGTCTTCTTCATCGCCTCGGGCGCCGTCGAGACCGAGACGGCCGGACAGAAGCACCGCCTGGGCCGGGGCGAGATGTTCGGACAGCTCTCGATGCTGAGCACACGCGCGCGCCGCACTCAGGTCCGCGCGATCAGCCACGGCGTTCTTTTGCGTCTCGACGAACGGCGCTTCATGCGGCTTCTGCAGCGCAGCCCCGCGCTGCAGGAAGCCGTCCGTGAAAGCGCGGTAAAGCGCGGGATCGAGCCCGAGCGGCTGCGCGCGGTCTGA
- a CDS encoding glycosyltransferase produces MSDPERPLRVLYYNWVDYLDPERRGGGVTVYQRNLMARMAARTDIAPAFLSSGILYDLPRRGPRWERMRVGPAQDRDRRYAIVNSGTLAPGHHSFGHDAQITHPETEATFCDMVAATGPYDVVHFQNFEGIPVNVLAALKARFPDMALVVSLHNYYPICPQVNLWQREREHCDDFRDGRACVGCLLHQPNARLVVAAHGLSYRLQRMGMRPGSRAFNLSFGTAIRVGHRGSRLVGHLRRRRGGAALPAETASPKTAQIVPDVTPRGAEGFAARRPAMIDTLNAHADRVLGVSDRVCEIAARHGIAGAKLATSYIGTAEAARFAETAPRGPLPRADGTLHLAYLGYMRRDKGFFFLLDALEALPETLSRRLRLRVAARRGEPQAMARLDALGRRLAGVTHHDGYTHEGLDALLADVDLGIVPPLWEDNLPQVAIEMHARHVPLLTSDRGGAKELANCASMTFAAGDAESFRDRIEAILEGRIDMAAYWAGARAPQGMDGHLEELVSIYRGAVG; encoded by the coding sequence GTGAGCGATCCCGAAAGGCCGCTTCGCGTCCTCTACTACAACTGGGTCGATTACCTTGATCCCGAACGGCGCGGCGGCGGCGTCACGGTCTATCAGCGCAACCTCATGGCCCGGATGGCCGCGCGCACAGATATCGCGCCCGCCTTCCTGTCCTCCGGCATCCTCTACGACCTGCCGCGGCGCGGGCCCCGCTGGGAGCGGATGCGCGTGGGCCCCGCGCAGGACCGCGACCGCCGCTACGCGATCGTCAATTCTGGCACGCTCGCGCCCGGGCACCATTCCTTCGGCCACGACGCGCAGATTACCCATCCCGAAACCGAGGCCACCTTCTGTGACATGGTGGCGGCGACCGGGCCCTACGACGTGGTGCATTTCCAGAATTTCGAAGGCATTCCCGTCAACGTCCTCGCAGCCCTCAAGGCGCGGTTCCCGGATATGGCGCTGGTCGTGAGCCTCCACAATTACTATCCGATCTGTCCGCAGGTGAACCTGTGGCAGCGCGAGCGGGAGCATTGCGACGACTTCCGGGATGGCAGGGCCTGTGTCGGATGCCTGCTGCATCAGCCCAATGCACGGCTGGTCGTGGCCGCGCATGGCCTGTCGTACAGGTTGCAGCGGATGGGAATGCGGCCGGGATCGCGGGCCTTCAACCTGTCCTTCGGCACGGCAATCCGGGTGGGCCATCGCGGATCGCGCCTCGTGGGACATCTGCGCCGCCGCCGCGGGGGGGCAGCGCTGCCGGCCGAGACGGCATCGCCCAAAACGGCACAGATCGTCCCTGACGTGACGCCGCGCGGGGCGGAGGGCTTCGCCGCGCGGCGCCCGGCGATGATCGATACCCTCAACGCCCATGCCGACCGGGTGCTGGGCGTGTCGGACCGCGTGTGCGAGATCGCCGCGCGCCACGGCATCGCCGGGGCGAAACTCGCCACCTCCTATATCGGCACGGCCGAGGCCGCGCGCTTCGCCGAAACCGCGCCGCGCGGCCCCCTGCCACGCGCGGACGGCACGCTGCATCTGGCCTATCTGGGCTACATGCGCCGCGACAAGGGATTCTTCTTCCTGCTCGACGCGCTCGAGGCGCTGCCCGAGACCCTGTCCCGGCGATTGCGGCTCCGCGTCGCGGCGCGGCGCGGCGAGCCGCAGGCAATGGCGCGTCTCGACGCGCTCGGTCGCCGGCTCGCGGGCGTGACGCATCACGACGGCTACACCCACGAGGGGCTCGACGCGCTGCTCGCCGATGTCGATCTCGGTATCGTGCCGCCCCTCTGGGAGGACAACCTGCCCCAGGTCGCGATCGAGATGCATGCCCGTCACGTCCCCCTGCTGACGAGCGATCGCGGCGGCGCGAAGGAGCTCGCGAACTGCGCGTCCATGACCTTCGCCGCGGGCGACGCGGAGAGCTTCCGCGACCGGATCGAGGCGATCCTCGAAGGCCGGATCGACATGGCGGCCTACTGGGCGGGCGCGCGCGCGCCGCAGGGGATGGACGGGCATCTCGAGGAGCTCGTCTCGATCTATCGGGGCGCGGTCGGCTGA
- a CDS encoding sulfotransferase, producing MPLFRTAPKAHGRRFVIMGLPRSGTTYLMTLLNAHRQVYCSGEQFNPYAVVDIADRDNTVETIGTRDGDPAGHVERFFDKALAGRHDRVGFKFMLGHNVDALESILEDRDLTLLYVHRDNKLAQVSSWIKAAKTRNWAQNRVDEHVSRKIDAGPRKISQHWHDYATMDRLFAHLFDTLPHHKMQVEYRTMFAPGFNDRLCDFMGIKRDGGMKSPLVKQGSNDILERFEDPEPIRKYFTRIGRADWLEPEL from the coding sequence ATGCCCCTTTTCCGAACCGCGCCCAAGGCCCATGGCCGCCGCTTCGTCATCATGGGATTGCCGCGCAGCGGAACGACCTATCTGATGACGCTCCTGAACGCGCATCGTCAGGTCTATTGCTCGGGCGAGCAGTTCAATCCCTACGCCGTCGTCGACATCGCCGATCGCGACAACACCGTCGAGACGATCGGAACGCGTGACGGCGACCCCGCCGGCCATGTCGAACGCTTTTTCGACAAGGCGCTGGCGGGCCGACACGACCGCGTGGGATTCAAGTTCATGCTGGGCCATAATGTCGACGCGCTTGAAAGCATCCTTGAGGACCGCGACCTCACGCTGCTCTATGTGCATCGCGACAACAAGCTCGCGCAGGTCTCTTCCTGGATCAAGGCGGCGAAGACGCGCAACTGGGCGCAGAACCGCGTGGACGAGCATGTCTCGCGCAAGATCGATGCGGGCCCCCGCAAGATCAGTCAGCACTGGCACGACTACGCCACGATGGACCGGCTCTTCGCGCATCTCTTCGACACGCTGCCGCATCACAAGATGCAGGTCGAATACCGCACGATGTTCGCGCCGGGCTTCAACGACCGGCTCTGCGACTTCATGGGCATCAAGCGCGACGGCGGCATGAAGAGCCCGCTCGTCAAGCAGGGATCGAACGACATCCTCGAGCGGTTCGAGGATCCCGAGCCGATCCGCAAGTACTTCACCCGGATCGGCCGCGCCGACTGGCTGGAGCCCGAATTGTGA
- a CDS encoding tellurite resistance TerB family protein produces MSLKRILGTMLATRMAGRGRRRGALGTASMLGLGRRRRRPGMGVAALGYMAYRAYQDHQSRNAVTAQTGSATAGQPDTTQGATGTRSGTEGGLMGMVQDAVDKISGAMQPERQGTRATSGTGTAAVTASDDAEMQEEARAAEDLSDRTALLLIRAMITAAYADGSLSTEERERIMSEIAEAGGTAEDRAVMEREIANPKPLDELLAEVDNAETAEEFYLASRAAIDGESETDRHYLAQLRERLGLSDEQVAEIEEMAAE; encoded by the coding sequence ATGAGCCTCAAGCGAATACTCGGAACGATGCTCGCCACGCGCATGGCCGGTCGCGGCCGCCGGCGCGGAGCGCTCGGGACGGCGTCGATGCTGGGCCTGGGCCGACGCAGACGGCGGCCCGGAATGGGCGTCGCGGCGCTCGGTTACATGGCTTATCGCGCCTATCAGGACCACCAGTCGCGCAATGCCGTCACTGCCCAGACGGGCAGTGCGACTGCGGGACAGCCCGACACGACGCAAGGTGCTACCGGCACCCGATCGGGCACCGAGGGTGGCCTCATGGGCATGGTTCAGGACGCGGTCGACAAGATCTCGGGCGCGATGCAGCCCGAAAGACAGGGGACGCGCGCAACATCCGGAACCGGTACGGCCGCAGTTACGGCGTCCGACGATGCCGAGATGCAGGAAGAAGCCCGTGCGGCCGAGGATCTGAGCGACCGCACCGCACTTCTGCTCATCCGTGCGATGATCACCGCCGCCTATGCCGACGGATCGCTTTCGACCGAGGAGCGCGAGCGCATCATGAGCGAGATCGCCGAAGCTGGAGGCACCGCCGAGGATCGCGCCGTGATGGAGCGCGAGATCGCCAATCCGAAACCCCTCGACGAGCTTCTCGCCGAGGTCGACAATGCGGAAACGGCCGAGGAATTCTACCTCGCTTCGCGTGCCGCCATCGACGGCGAGAGCGAGACCGATCGCCATTATCTCGCGCAGCTGCGCGAGCGTCTCGGCCTGTCGGACGAACAGGTGGCCGAAATTGAGGAGATGGCGGCGGAATAA
- a CDS encoding glycosyltransferase, whose amino-acid sequence MSREAPPQMISVIVPVFDVEDHVADCIDALRAQTHPNFEVLVIDDGSRDESAARARTAIGDDPRFRLVSQDNRGLSGARNAGLDLSQGDLVAFVDGDDRVAPDFLWQMARALDVSGADWVACAIRFRHDDPDNPAQGSMHSAIHGAADLAAHAGPRSYPLGDWREVARHFPSAWNKLYRRTLIEGLRFPEGTWFEDHGFYWRAAARATRIAHLPQPLYIQTRGRAGQITAQDDDRVSEQFAVLDDLRGLIDDTKSHGAEAFENIASRLIFERTTALRDPDRRARYMRGARDYLAERGLAYSPDWDPDVARSFALELSDALPLSVVIPWNGSGDLDASLAALAAQHGPGREVLIVVPEPQAQTARTLAATHPEARVIVHEAPGPDAARDRGLSEARGRFVQILEAGDRPMPGALQQMADAMIAGGATLGVMPHLDAEGTLHHSVVPGPAGLPPAIPGLDELRPHLSAMIVARAALPADGPVFAAGPRGAWRVAMTAAGPEARIAMLGWAGIVVADPLRAPDAGRLVRVYDANVAGLPPSLVARLPPDWRRRVFARALWEEIARAPRPVPRLARLRFLAGVRAAILRRRLGGPGAVLDPDMPSPMAELFDGARALGDPRRALGDLFALRRKGPDDIDSMIRVPKGGAVSLRFTARVDGAKGYANLGLLDGAGRDVIFHLSLQREGARIVVNDRRGGAWARPRVLPLGPVEGPMEIGIDIAPDRIRLSRDGRGIRSFPGRVFGGLDRIAMADPQGGIEAATFRVARAEDPVPGEGLTLDPRLVLRGRVPGAAGALALEIPGLEAPHLVVRPRDGAREVRAALPGRLWQGASALRLSVVEEDGRRVLGPLAITREDVRIRVEAALSEPGLRGDVEAATLVIEHVRFAGLEPDLSPAARAALGDLARFYRLDGFLAEGPSPAPGTPPVAPPATGLVDLAVARVVQGLRADPPADAARLLAQSCLPRALLQGFFLGLSDVFTGPGHKPEALLLAARQAGLGPIEGLEAPWTASAALPFLLDRGEWDDLGRALDTLEEPGPGWIVTPPFAFLLEEALTHDDLPAAVRERIVDAFLDFGQNRADDHWGRVPCERLAAAAARLAQAQPETVGRILATYGLSTAFWDAIGDPPSGLASVRSAFDTLSDPAAAAERIEDALAIFADNPDANRWRRMRLGPAGTADPDRAGPVALLRHMACPGTVPPADPGSVAQALPALLPGMEAGPEAPLPPHDTIVVVFSCRAHLDTRIPALRTAWLDRLKARGIPHVVVVGDGDGQREDEIVHLDAPDDYEGLPQKTLAAIDWVLHQTAYSHMMKIDDDCFLNVDAVFDDPVHAVLDYHGRRLTRVQGQLDRAWHMPKSTRPRGRLELDRSPEPSIYADGGSGYTLSRRAMEAARDMAASPEGQALVAASFMEDKLVGDLLAMAGIAVSEARWPVTIRRRHGAGAIPVSAWQGGFDASALWPVKLVHLDAAEAQSAARARLSTPEIAPPRIWPSFQEPRLGHLSNALELVSDPSRIEALREAPVAVMAVMRNEIFMIERFLEHYRSLGVTAFAVADNLSDDGTLEYLAAQPDVATFSVDTDYGLSQYGTAWQEAMMAAFRPGRWTLLADADELLVWQDPQRESLAALLERPDFEDADAARIFMLDMYPRGPLSEADFRGNDPFTEAGFCEAHPFLDAAGGLGPFSDRPTWTSALRHRLIPGSRPQLFVAQKYALLRYGPQMRLSAGLHYVGGTRLAARELLFAHFKYNADFRRKAVAEVARRQHFNDAEEYRRYLALASEGRDVIFEEGFSLRWTESPFVRDRLD is encoded by the coding sequence ATGTCGCGCGAGGCCCCCCCGCAGATGATTTCGGTGATCGTGCCGGTCTTCGACGTCGAGGATCATGTGGCCGATTGCATCGACGCGCTCCGCGCCCAGACCCACCCGAATTTCGAGGTGCTGGTGATCGACGACGGGTCGCGCGACGAAAGCGCCGCGCGGGCGCGCACGGCGATCGGCGACGATCCGCGTTTCAGGCTGGTCTCGCAGGACAATCGCGGGCTTTCGGGCGCGCGCAATGCGGGGCTCGACCTCTCGCAGGGCGATCTTGTCGCCTTCGTCGACGGCGACGATCGCGTGGCCCCGGACTTCCTGTGGCAGATGGCGCGCGCGCTCGACGTTTCGGGTGCCGACTGGGTCGCCTGCGCCATCCGCTTCCGCCACGACGATCCCGACAATCCCGCCCAGGGATCCATGCATTCGGCGATCCACGGTGCGGCCGACCTGGCTGCCCATGCGGGCCCGAGGAGCTATCCCCTGGGCGATTGGCGCGAAGTCGCGCGGCATTTCCCCTCGGCCTGGAACAAGCTCTATCGCCGGACCCTCATCGAGGGGCTGCGCTTTCCCGAAGGCACCTGGTTCGAGGATCACGGATTTTACTGGCGCGCGGCCGCGCGCGCGACCCGGATCGCGCATCTGCCGCAGCCGCTCTATATCCAGACGCGCGGACGGGCGGGACAGATCACCGCGCAGGACGACGACCGCGTCTCCGAGCAATTCGCCGTCCTCGACGATCTGCGCGGGCTCATCGATGACACGAAGTCCCACGGCGCGGAAGCTTTCGAGAACATCGCGAGCCGCCTGATCTTCGAGCGGACGACCGCGCTGCGCGACCCGGACCGGCGCGCGCGCTACATGCGAGGGGCACGCGACTACCTCGCCGAACGCGGCCTCGCCTACAGTCCTGACTGGGATCCGGATGTGGCGCGTTCCTTCGCGCTCGAACTCTCGGACGCGCTGCCGCTCTCGGTGGTGATCCCCTGGAACGGATCGGGCGATCTGGACGCGAGCCTCGCCGCGCTCGCCGCCCAGCACGGGCCGGGCCGCGAGGTGCTGATCGTCGTGCCGGAGCCGCAGGCGCAGACCGCCCGCACGCTTGCCGCCACCCATCCCGAGGCGCGCGTGATCGTCCACGAGGCCCCCGGCCCCGACGCCGCGCGCGACCGGGGTCTGTCCGAGGCGCGCGGCCGCTTCGTCCAGATCCTCGAGGCCGGCGACAGACCGATGCCCGGCGCGCTGCAACAGATGGCCGACGCGATGATCGCGGGTGGGGCGACGCTCGGTGTGATGCCGCATCTCGATGCGGAGGGAACGCTCCATCATTCCGTCGTGCCGGGGCCGGCGGGTCTGCCGCCCGCGATCCCCGGTCTCGACGAACTGCGCCCGCATCTCTCGGCCATGATCGTCGCCCGCGCGGCCCTGCCTGCGGATGGCCCCGTCTTTGCCGCGGGGCCGCGCGGGGCGTGGCGCGTGGCGATGACCGCCGCGGGGCCCGAGGCGCGGATCGCCATGCTCGGATGGGCGGGGATCGTCGTGGCCGACCCGCTCCGCGCACCCGATGCGGGCCGGCTCGTGCGCGTGTACGACGCGAACGTGGCGGGCCTGCCGCCGAGCCTCGTCGCGCGCCTGCCGCCGGACTGGCGGCGAAGGGTCTTCGCGCGCGCCCTCTGGGAGGAGATCGCACGCGCCCCGCGTCCGGTCCCGCGGCTTGCACGGCTGCGCTTTCTCGCAGGCGTGCGCGCGGCGATCCTGCGCCGGCGGCTGGGCGGGCCGGGCGCGGTTCTCGATCCCGATATGCCGAGCCCGATGGCCGAACTCTTCGACGGGGCCCGCGCGCTCGGCGATCCGCGCCGCGCCCTCGGCGATCTCTTCGCGCTGAGGCGCAAGGGCCCCGACGACATCGATTCCATGATCCGCGTGCCGAAGGGCGGGGCCGTCTCGCTGCGCTTCACGGCGCGGGTCGACGGGGCGAAGGGCTATGCCAATCTTGGCCTTCTCGACGGGGCGGGACGCGATGTGATCTTTCACCTCTCGCTTCAGCGAGAGGGCGCGCGGATCGTCGTCAACGACCGCCGCGGCGGCGCATGGGCACGTCCGCGCGTCCTGCCGCTGGGGCCCGTCGAGGGGCCGATGGAGATCGGGATCGACATCGCACCGGACCGCATCCGCCTGTCGCGCGACGGACGCGGGATCCGCAGTTTTCCGGGCCGCGTCTTCGGCGGGCTCGACCGGATCGCGATGGCCGATCCGCAAGGCGGGATAGAGGCCGCGACCTTCCGCGTCGCCCGCGCCGAGGACCCTGTCCCGGGGGAAGGCCTGACCCTCGATCCGCGGCTCGTCCTGCGGGGCCGCGTGCCCGGCGCGGCGGGCGCGCTCGCGCTCGAGATCCCGGGCCTTGAGGCTCCGCACCTTGTCGTACGGCCCCGGGACGGCGCGCGCGAGGTCCGGGCGGCCCTGCCGGGGCGGCTCTGGCAGGGGGCGAGCGCGCTGCGCCTCTCGGTCGTGGAGGAGGACGGGCGACGCGTCCTCGGCCCGCTCGCGATCACGCGCGAGGACGTCCGCATCCGTGTCGAGGCCGCGCTTTCCGAGCCCGGCCTGCGCGGCGATGTGGAGGCGGCGACCCTCGTGATCGAGCATGTGCGCTTCGCGGGGCTCGAGCCCGACCTCTCGCCCGCCGCCCGTGCGGCGCTCGGCGATCTGGCGCGGTTCTACCGGCTCGATGGATTCCTGGCCGAAGGCCCCTCGCCCGCGCCGGGCACCCCGCCCGTCGCGCCGCCCGCAACGGGGCTCGTCGATCTGGCCGTGGCCCGCGTGGTGCAGGGGCTTCGCGCCGATCCGCCCGCCGATGCTGCGCGGCTCCTTGCACAATCCTGCCTGCCCAGAGCGCTGCTGCAGGGCTTCTTCCTCGGCCTCTCGGACGTCTTCACGGGGCCCGGTCACAAGCCCGAAGCGCTCCTCTTGGCGGCACGCCAAGCGGGGCTCGGGCCCATCGAGGGGCTTGAGGCACCCTGGACCGCCTCAGCCGCCTTGCCCTTCCTGCTCGACCGGGGGGAGTGGGACGATCTCGGCCGTGCGCTCGATACGCTCGAGGAGCCGGGGCCGGGCTGGATCGTGACGCCACCGTTCGCCTTCCTCCTCGAAGAGGCACTGACACACGACGATCTGCCCGCGGCAGTGCGCGAGCGGATCGTCGACGCCTTTCTTGATTTCGGGCAGAACCGCGCGGACGACCACTGGGGTCGCGTGCCCTGCGAACGGCTCGCCGCGGCGGCAGCCCGGCTCGCACAGGCGCAACCGGAGACGGTCGGTCGGATTCTCGCGACATACGGACTATCGACGGCCTTCTGGGACGCGATTGGCGATCCGCCATCCGGGCTTGCCTCGGTTCGTTCGGCCTTCGACACCCTGTCGGATCCGGCCGCGGCGGCTGAGCGGATCGAGGATGCCCTCGCCATCTTCGCGGACAATCCCGATGCGAACCGCTGGCGACGGATGCGCCTCGGCCCTGCGGGCACGGCCGATCCCGACCGCGCCGGGCCGGTCGCGCTGCTCAGGCACATGGCCTGTCCCGGCACGGTACCGCCCGCCGATCCCGGCTCCGTAGCGCAGGCGCTGCCCGCGCTCCTGCCCGGCATGGAGGCGGGGCCGGAAGCACCGCTGCCGCCGCACGACACGATCGTCGTGGTATTTTCCTGCCGCGCGCATCTCGACACGCGGATCCCCGCGCTTCGCACGGCCTGGCTCGACCGGCTCAAGGCGCGGGGCATCCCGCATGTCGTCGTGGTGGGCGACGGCGACGGGCAGCGCGAGGACGAAATCGTCCATCTCGACGCCCCCGACGATTACGAGGGGCTGCCGCAGAAGACGCTGGCCGCGATCGACTGGGTGCTCCACCAGACCGCCTACAGCCACATGATGAAGATCGACGACGATTGCTTCCTCAACGTGGACGCGGTTTTCGACGATCCGGTCCATGCGGTCCTCGACTATCATGGCCGCAGGCTTACCCGCGTGCAGGGACAGCTCGACCGCGCATGGCACATGCCGAAATCGACCCGCCCCCGCGGCCGGCTCGAGCTCGACCGCTCGCCCGAGCCGTCGATCTATGCCGATGGCGGATCGGGCTACACGCTCTCGCGTCGGGCGATGGAAGCCGCGCGCGACATGGCCGCCAGCCCCGAGGGGCAGGCCCTCGTCGCCGCCTCCTTCATGGAGGACAAGCTCGTCGGCGATCTGCTGGCGATGGCGGGGATCGCCGTGTCGGAGGCGCGCTGGCCCGTCACGATCCGCCGCCGGCACGGGGCGGGCGCGATCCCCGTCTCCGCCTGGCAGGGCGGTTTCGACGCGAGCGCGCTCTGGCCCGTGAAGCTTGTCCATCTCGACGCGGCAGAGGCGCAATCGGCGGCGCGCGCGCGGCTTTCCACGCCCGAGATCGCGCCGCCGCGGATCTGGCCGAGCTTCCAGGAGCCGCGGCTCGGACATCTGTCGAACGCGCTCGAACTCGTGAGCGACCCGTCCCGCATCGAGGCGCTGCGAGAGGCCCCCGTGGCGGTGATGGCGGTCATGCGCAACGAGATCTTCATGATCGAGAGGTTCCTAGAACATTACCGGAGCCTCGGGGTTACGGCCTTCGCCGTGGCAGACAACCTCTCGGATGACGGGACGCTCGAATACCTGGCCGCGCAGCCCGACGTCGCGACCTTCTCGGTCGATACCGATTACGGCCTCTCGCAATACGGCACCGCCTGGCAGGAGGCGATGATGGCGGCCTTCCGGCCCGGTCGGTGGACGCTTCTGGCCGATGCCGACGAACTTCTCGTCTGGCAGGATCCACAGCGCGAGAGTCTCGCCGCCCTTCTCGAACGGCCCGATTTCGAGGATGCGGACGCGGCGCGGATCTTCATGCTCGACATGTATCCGCGAGGCCCGCTGTCGGAAGCCGATTTTCGCGGGAACGATCCGTTCACCGAGGCCGGCTTCTGCGAGGCGCATCCGTTCCTCGACGCGGCGGGCGGGCTCGGTCCCTTCTCGGACCGGCCCACCTGGACCAGCGCGCTGCGCCACCGCCTCATCCCCGGATCGCGTCCGCAGCTCTTCGTCGCACAGAAATACGCGCTTTTGCGTTACGGCCCGCAGATGCGGCTCTCGGCGGGGCTGCATTACGTCGGCGGCACGCGGCTTGCGGCCCGAGAACTTCTCTTCGCGCATTTCAAGTACAATGCCGATTTCCGCCGCAAGGCCGTGGCCGAGGTCGCCCGGCGCCAGCATTTCAACGATGCCGAGGAATACCGCCGCTATCTGGCGCTGGCCTCCGAAGGGCGCGACGTGATCTTCGAGGAGGGGTTCTCGCTGCGCTGGACCGAGAGCCCCTTCGTGCGGGACCGGCTCGACTAG